In Methanosarcinales archaeon, one genomic interval encodes:
- a CDS encoding deoxyribonucleoside 5'-monophosphate N-glycosidase — protein MTKVFMSGSMRGGRRLLDTYKFILKVLMSSGAEVLSQHVALDTIFEEEKGMSEEEIFMRDMGGVEHCECLIAEVTVPSIGVGYEICHAVSLGIPVLCLYKEGTKTSAMILGNKGVVSKNYSNNDELQNIIVGFIYEF, from the coding sequence ATGACTAAAGTATTCATGTCAGGTTCTATGCGCGGAGGCAGAAGATTGCTTGATACATATAAGTTCATATTAAAAGTATTGATGTCTTCCGGAGCTGAAGTGTTGAGCCAGCATGTGGCACTGGATACTATCTTCGAAGAAGAGAAGGGGATGAGCGAAGAAGAGATATTTATGCGGGATATGGGTGGTGTTGAGCATTGCGAATGCCTGATTGCTGAAGTGACGGTTCCCTCAATAGGGGTTGGATATGAGATATGTCATGCCGTTAGTCTTGGGATTCCTGTGCTTTGTTTATATAAAGAAGGAACTAAGACCTCGGCTATGATACTTGGGAATAAAGGAGTTGTAAGTAAGAATTATAGCAATAATGATGAACTGCAGAACATTATTGTAGGTTTTATTTATGAATTTTGA
- a CDS encoding DUF3656 domain-containing protein, with translation MQRKLPELLAPAGNLRSLKAAIHNGADAVYMGAKSFSARGSADNFDQKGLEKAIDFAHQQDVSAYITVNTLVKERELEDVAEYLELLCSHGADAVIIQDFGILKILKENFPELPIHASTQMTIHNSPGVELLEALGVNRAVLARELSIEEIKKIRLSTSIQLETFIHGALCISYSGRCLMSSFIGGRSGNRGYCAQPCRKMYKIYGKKEEGYLLSPRDLNLSSRLNDLIYAGVDSFKIEGRMKMPEYVAVVTKTYRDILDRMSEDPKSNVTRDESRQLETIFNRGFTQGYINGDPGKTLMSTELPGNRGTILGSIIKSDPDTITVKLKIPLRLGDGVAVGGNGTKINMILIEGRKVKEAPAGSIISITFQGAPSPGAEIYKTYDLELIAAARKSHQKKIPVSMEVEAKRGHKLIVQLNDGKGNTAQASSDDYIPSARHQPIDRDSLLKHVSKLGNTVFEIHEISLNMDDDIFIPIGMINSVRREAVQRLEINRLEKYRRKCDSVHVKKSEVPASVLPASPGLSIRVISPEFINAAVSAGANRVYVDIEGLIHKERITNSAIERTHNADASVYIRLPDIIKDSERDLIISVLDNLYGFDGILVTGPDQIYMCADEFHLPVIADYPINAFNHETLALLTSLGVNGITISQELTLDEIADIPAGFDQECLVQGAVQLMISEHCIFRGGKGCTGSKSIGVSSDADIIKPCDNQNNIGDEKGFIFPVRCDTMCRTHIYNSRELCMIDHLPAILGAGVSVLRIEGMHYDIKQVKEITMLYRQAIDSYLENPNDFDGRNYLERLKEMFPQGLTKGHYFRGVQ, from the coding sequence TTAAGGAAAGGGAGCTAGAGGATGTTGCAGAGTATTTAGAACTACTGTGCAGCCATGGTGCTGATGCTGTTATTATCCAGGATTTTGGAATCCTGAAAATATTGAAGGAAAATTTTCCGGAATTACCCATACATGCCAGTACCCAGATGACCATACATAACAGCCCGGGTGTGGAACTATTGGAAGCTCTTGGTGTGAACCGTGCGGTTCTTGCCAGGGAATTGAGTATTGAGGAAATAAAAAAGATACGCTTAAGCACTTCCATCCAGCTTGAGACGTTCATTCACGGTGCCTTATGCATATCATATTCTGGCAGGTGCCTGATGAGTAGCTTTATAGGCGGCAGAAGCGGCAACAGGGGTTATTGTGCACAGCCGTGCAGAAAAATGTATAAAATTTATGGAAAAAAAGAGGAAGGATACCTGCTCAGTCCCAGGGACCTGAACCTTTCCTCCCGGCTTAATGACCTGATATATGCAGGTGTGGATTCTTTTAAGATTGAAGGGCGTATGAAAATGCCCGAATATGTGGCTGTTGTTACGAAAACTTACAGAGATATACTTGACCGGATGTCTGAGGACCCAAAATCAAACGTTACCCGGGACGAGTCCCGGCAACTTGAGACAATATTTAACAGGGGATTTACACAAGGATATATCAATGGTGACCCTGGCAAGACTCTCATGAGCACCGAGTTGCCTGGAAACCGCGGCACAATACTTGGGAGCATCATTAAAAGCGACCCGGATACTATCACAGTGAAACTGAAAATCCCGCTTCGTTTAGGAGATGGCGTTGCAGTGGGTGGTAATGGTACTAAAATAAATATGATATTGATAGAAGGACGAAAGGTAAAAGAAGCACCTGCAGGTTCTATAATAAGTATTACTTTTCAGGGGGCTCCTTCCCCGGGTGCTGAAATCTATAAAACATATGATTTAGAGCTGATAGCGGCAGCCCGGAAATCGCACCAGAAGAAAATTCCGGTGTCCATGGAAGTGGAGGCAAAGAGAGGACATAAGCTTATTGTACAGTTGAATGATGGAAAAGGGAATACGGCACAAGCTTCATCTGATGATTATATCCCTTCTGCCAGGCACCAGCCAATTGATAGGGATTCACTACTAAAGCATGTGAGCAAACTCGGGAATACGGTTTTTGAAATACATGAAATATCTCTCAACATGGATGATGATATTTTTATTCCCATAGGAATGATCAACTCTGTGAGGCGTGAAGCTGTGCAGCGACTTGAAATCAATCGTCTGGAAAAATATCGAAGAAAATGTGATTCAGTCCATGTTAAAAAGAGTGAAGTTCCGGCAAGTGTCTTGCCCGCCAGCCCCGGATTATCCATACGTGTGATAAGCCCGGAATTTATTAATGCGGCGGTTTCTGCCGGAGCAAATAGGGTTTATGTGGATATTGAAGGACTTATTCACAAAGAAAGAATAACAAATAGTGCAATTGAACGAACGCACAATGCAGATGCATCTGTGTATATCAGATTACCTGATATTATAAAGGACTCTGAAAGGGACCTTATCATAAGCGTATTAGATAATCTATACGGATTTGATGGTATACTGGTAACAGGGCCTGACCAGATATACATGTGTGCGGATGAATTCCACTTACCCGTTATTGCGGATTACCCCATCAACGCCTTCAACCATGAAACACTGGCTTTGCTAACAAGTTTGGGAGTCAATGGAATTACGATTTCCCAGGAACTTACGCTGGACGAGATCGCGGATATACCTGCGGGATTTGATCAGGAATGTCTGGTCCAGGGGGCTGTGCAGTTGATGATATCAGAACATTGTATATTTCGAGGGGGAAAGGGATGTACTGGTTCTAAAAGCATTGGTGTAAGTAGTGATGCTGACATCATAAAACCCTGCGACAACCAAAATAATATTGGAGATGAAAAGGGATTCATCTTCCCTGTAAGATGTGATACAATGTGCAGAACCCATATCTACAATTCCCGGGAACTTTGTATGATCGACCACCTGCCTGCGATTCTGGGTGCAGGGGTCTCAGTTTTGAGGATAGAGGGTATGCATTATGATATCAAACAGGTAAAAGAGATTACAATGTTGTACCGACAGGCTATTGACAGTTACCTGGAAAATCCCAATGATTTTGATGGAAGGAATTATCTGGAAAGACTGAAGGAGATGTTTCCTCAGGGTCTGACCAAAGGTCACTATTTCAGAGGTGTACAATGA